One genomic window of Myxocyprinus asiaticus isolate MX2 ecotype Aquarium Trade chromosome 5, UBuf_Myxa_2, whole genome shotgun sequence includes the following:
- the LOC127441611 gene encoding ubiquitin carboxyl-terminal hydrolase 33-like, with translation MTGASSNDCPHLECVGEITKEELIQKSHGQCQDCKVRGPNLWACLENGCSYVGCGESHADHSTVHSQETRHNLTVNLTTLRVWCYACTKEVFLERKLGPHTQLPSTAKPASPVQTPNQDPKALGSPTSLRVPLVGACDDLDMETEEEDELRSRGLTGLKNIGNTCYMNAALQALSNCPPLTQFFLDCGGLVKTDKKPALCKSYQKLITDLWHKNRNSYVVPINVFQGIKAVNPMFRGYSQQDSQEFLRCLMDQLHEELKEPIPEPEDPNQPVVIDDSPDEDNHSQSDDFQSCDSCGSSDCADSEGPRVREDINEAEMLIPEQNQNNRDWQKEKNLINNLYRAGSHGDLDKDVDTASESRPIISSQGAIKSQGRTADSNPEIQFSSSTRPQSPSANEGITSRLSSSPPKSSMWPNLSSAHKKVLAVPLFTPPKSKQQRKYRSIISEVFDGTIVSSVQCLTCDRVSVTLENFQDISLPIPGKEDLAKLHSSSHQTALVKAGSCGEAYAPQGWIAFVMEYIKSWFWGPVVMLQDCLAAFFARDELKGDNMYSCEKCKKLRNGVKFCKVQSLPEILCIHLKRFRHELMFSTKISTHVSFPLEGLEMQPFLAKDSSAQTTTYNLLSVICHHGTASSGHYIAYCRNELNHLWYQFDDQSVTEVSESCVQNAEAYVLFYKKSNDEAQKERRKVNGLLNMMEPSLLQFYISRQWLNKFKTFAEPGPISNNDFLCAHGGIPPNKATSIDDLVMMLPQNVWDHLYSRYGGGPAINHLYVCHTCQTEIEKLEKRRKNELDMFVRLNKSFQEEESPVVIYCISMQWFREWEDFVKGKDIDPPGPIDNSKIAVNKNGHITLKSGADSGQISEETWNFLYSIHGGGPVVTVRPSISHQEAENSQAEEKIEVETRSL, from the exons ATGACAGGTGCGTCAAGCAATGACTGCCCACACTTGGAGTGTGTGGGGGAGATCACCAAGGAGGAACTCATACAGAAGTCTCAT GGTCAGTGTCAGGACTGTAAAGTCAGGGGGCCAAATCTTTGGGCCTGTCTAGAG AATGGCTGTTCATATGTTGGCTGTGGGGAGTCGCATGCAGATCACAGCACCGTCCACTCTCAG GAAACGAGGCACAACCTGACGGTCAATCTGACCACCTTGAGAGTGTGGTGCTACGCTTGCACCAAGGAGGTTTTCCTAGAAAGAAAACTAGGTCCCCATACACAGTTGCCTAGCACTGCCAAACCTGCCTCCCCAGTGCAGACCCCCAACCAG GACCCCAAAGCTCTCGGCAGCCCCACCTCTCTGAGAGTTCCTCTAGTGGGAGCCTGTGATGACCTGGATATGGAGACCGAGGAGGAAGACGAACTGAGAAGCAGAG GTCTGACTGGACTGAAAAACATCGGTAATACCTGTTACATGAACGCAGCACTCCAGGCGCTCTCCAACTG TCCTCCCCTGACTCAGTTTTTCCTTGACTGTGGTGGTCTGGTGAAGACAGACAAGAAGCCAGCGCTATGCAAGAGCTATCAGAAACTCATCACAGACCTGTGGCACAAAAACAG GAACTCTTATGTGGTCCCCATAAATGTATTCCAGGGCATCAAGGCTGTAAACCCAATGTTTCGTGGTTATTCCCAACAG GATTCTCAGGAGTTTCTACGCTGTCTAATGGACCAACTCCACGAGGAGCTCAAGGAGCCCATTCCTGAACCTGAGGACCCAAACCAGCCTGTGGTCATTGACGACAGTCCCGACGAGGACAACCATAGCCAATCAGATGACTTCCAGTCCTGCGATTCTTGCGGTAGCAGCGATTGTGCTGATAGTGAAGGCCCCAGAGTCCGGGAGGACATCAATGAAGCTGAGATGCTGATCCCTGAGCAGAACCAGAACAACAGAGATTGGCAGAAAGAGAAGAACCTCATCAATAATCTGTATCGGGCTGGTTCCCATGGTGACCTGGATAAAGACGTGGACACAGCCAGTGAGTCAAGGCCAATCATCAGCAGCCAAGGAGCCATTAAATCTCAGGGTCGAACTGCAG ACTCGAACCCTGAAATCCAGTTCAGCAGCAGCACCAGACCTCAGAGTCCCAGTGCAAATGAAGGGATCACATCTAGACTGTCCAGCAGTCCACCCAAATCCTCCATGTGGCCTAATCTGAGCTCTGCTCACAAGAAAG TGTTGGCAGTGCCCTTGTTCACTCCACCAAAGAGTAAGCAGCAGAGGAAATATCGCAGCATAATCTCTGAAGTGTTTGATGGCACCATTGTGAGCTCTGTTCAGTGTCTGACCTGTGACAGG GTTTCGGTGACTCTGGAGAACTTCCAGGACATTTCTCTGCCCATCCCGGGGAAAGAGGATCTTGCCAAGCTGCACTCTTCCTCCCATCAGACTGCTCTGGTCAAGGCTGGTTCCTGTGGAGAAGCCTACGCCCCTCAAGGCTGGATCGCTTTCGTCATGGAATATATCAAGAG CTGGTTCTGGGGTCCTGTGGTCATGCTGCAGGACTGTCTTGCTGCCTTTTTTGCCAGGGACGAACTAAAAG gggaCAACATGTACAGCTGTGAAAAATGCAAGAA GTTACGAAATGGAGTCAAATTCTGCAAAGTTCAGAGTTTGCCAGAG ATTTTGTGCATTCACCTCAAGCGTTTCAGACATGAACTTATGTTCTCCACCAAAATAAGCACGCATGTGTCCTTCCCTTTGGAAGGCCTTGAAATGCAGCCCTTCCTAGCCAAGGACAGCTCTGCCCAGACCACCACCTACAACCTGCTGTCGGTCATCTGTCACCATGGCACTGCCAGCA GTGGTCACTACATTGCCTATTGTAGGAATGAGCTGAACCACTTATGGTACCAGTTTGACGACCAAAGCGTTACTGAAGTATCTGAGTCCTGTGTTCAAAACGCTGAGGCATATGTGCTCTTTTACAA GAAGAGTAATGACGAGGCTCAGAAGGAGAGGCGGAAGGTGAACGGTCTGCTTAACATGATGGAGCCCAGCCTCCTGCAGTTCTACATCTCCCGCCAGTGGCTGAACAAGTTCAAAACCTTTGCCGAGCCAGGACCCATTTCCAACAATGACTTCCTGTGTGCCCATGGAG GTATTCCACCAAATAAAGCCACATCCATTGATGATCTTGTAATGATGCTTCCTCAAAACGTATGGGATCATCTGTATAGCAG ATATGGAGGTGGTCCTGCTATCAATCATTTGTACGTCTGCCACACCTGCCAGACTGAGATCGAAAAGCTGGAGAAACGACGCAAGAATGAGCTGGACATGTTTGTGCGG CTGAACAAGTCGTTTCAGGAGGAGGAGTCTCCTGTGGTAATATACTGTATCAGCATGCAGTGGTTCCGGGAATGGGAGGACTTTGTCAAAGGCAAGGACATTG ACCCACCAGGGCCAATTGATAACTCCAAGATTGCTGTAAATAAAAATGGACACATCACATTAAAGTCAG GTGCCGATTCAGGGCAGATATCCGAGGAGACCTGGAACTTTCTCTATTCCATCCATGGAGGAGGGCCGGTGGTGACTGTACGGCCCAGCATCAGCCATCAGGAAGCAGAGAACTCCCAAGCGGAGGAGAAGATTGAAGTAGAGACACGCTCTTTGTAG